Genomic window (Caldinitratiruptor microaerophilus):
ACAACACGGGGACCGCTCGGGCCCCGGGAAATGCGCCGGGCCAGGTCCATCCCGCTCATGCCCGGCATCTCGATGTCCAGGAACACGACGTCGTAGTTGAGGGCGGCGATGAGCTCGTACGCCTCCTCGGCGCTGGCGGCCTCGCCCACCACCTGCACGTCCGGGAACCGGGCCAGCTGGGCGCGCAGCTCGCGCCGGGCGGGGTACTCGTCGTCGACGATCAGGACACGCATCACGCGGGTTCACCTCCCTCGGCCGGGTGCCCGCCGCTCACCGCATGGGCACCCGCAGGTGCACCGTGGTGCCCCGGCCCGGGGCGCTCTCGATCTCGAGGCTGTACGCGTCCCCGTACAGGCGCCGCAGCCGTTCGTTGATGTTGCTGAGGCCCACCCCGCCTCCGGCGGCCCGGCCCGGGCGGTTGCGATCCCCCCCGGCGGGCCGCGTGCCCGGGCGGGGGCGCAGGAGCTCCGGGATCCGCTCCGGGGGCATCCCGACGCCGTCGTCCCGCACGGTGATCTGCACCCGCAGGAGCAGGAAGTCGAGGCGGGCCCGCACTTCCACGGTGCCGGGGGCCCCCTTCGGGGCGATCCCGTGACGCACCGCGTTCTCCACCAGGGGCTGCACGGAGAGAGCCGGAACCCCCACCTTCAGCACCTGCGGGTCGATGTCGTACACGACCCGCAACCGGTCACGGAAGCGCGCCTGCTCGATGAACAGGTAGTCGCGCACGTGCTGGTACTCCTCGGCGAACGGGATGATCTGGCCCTGGAGGTGCATCGTGATCCGGAAGAGGTCGGCCAGGCGGAGGAGGAGGCGGCGCGCCATCTCCGGGTCGTCCCGGCTGTAGCTGATGATCGTGTTGAGCGTGTTGAAGAAGAAGTGCGGGTTGATCTGGGCCCGCAGGGCGCTCAGCTCGGCCTCCGCGGCCAGACGGGCCTGCCGGTCCAGCTGGCCGAGCTCGATCTGCATGGAGAGCAGGCGGGCGAAGACCTCGGCCGAACGGGACACGTCGGCCACCACGCCGGGCCGGGACTCGGCGACCAGTGCCAGCGCGCCCACCACCTCCCGCTGGCACTGGAGCGGAACCGCCACCGCCGTGGCGGCGGGCCGGCCCTCGCGCGCCGGCAGGCGAGCCAGCCGGGTGCCGCCACGAGCCTGGGCGCGCGCCACGGCGCGCCGGACCCGCTCGAGGGCGTCGGGGTCCTCCAGACACCGGCCCGAGACGGCCAGGACCTCCTGGCGGCCGGCCACGAGCACGCCGTGGACGCTGTCGAGCTGGGCCAGGATCTCCGCGGTCTTCGCCGCCGTCTCCCGGTTCAGTCCCTGTCGCAGGAAGGGCAGGGTGTCCTGCACGATCCGGAGCGCGCCCTCTCTCTGTCCGGCCCCGCCGACCGCGATGCCGCCGACGGCGAAGTAGCCCACCACGGCTGCCAGCGCGAGGTTGAACAGGCCGAGGGTCAGGCCCAGCTGAACGGGGTCGATGCGGACCAGCGGGTACAGCACGACCCCTTCGACCAGCGTGATCAGCGCGGCGGCCGCACCGGCGATGCGCAGCACCTGCGGCCCCCCTTCGAGCCGAAAGGTGCACATCCTTCACAAATGCATCGATTTCGCCCACTCACGGAGCAAACCCTTCTGCTCGCCGCGCCGTTCACCCGGCGATTCCCGCCGTTCACCGGCCAGTTCACCCCTTCTGCCTGGCCGTTCACCCGGGCTCCGGCGCGGCCGTCCCGTTCAACCCCGTCCGAACACGTCTTACCCTGGCCTCGTGCCCCGTTCACCGGCGAACATTGGCCGGCCCCTCACGCCCCCCGTTACAATTGGTGACACCAGACACGGTGGAAATTTGCATCAAAGGGGGCAAAAGTGACAGGGGGAACAAGTGGTGGAACCGAACCCGTGGTGCAGTCATGGTACGCATGCGAGGTCAAGGAAAGGGAGGGGAAGGCTCGGTGACGGACAACGAGCGGGAGCGCCTCGAAGCGCATTTCCGCGAGAACGCGCGGACCGTGTTCTGGATCCTCGTGGTGTGGGCTCTGGTGTCCTACGGGGCGGCCATCATCGTGAAGTTCCTCAACCAGTTCAAGATCCTCACGGGGTTCCCCCTCGGGTACTACATGGGTTCCCAGGGCTCGCTCATCGTCTTCGTGCTCCTGATCTTCTACTACGCCTGGCGGATGGACCAGATCGACCGGAAGTACGGGGTTGAGGAATAGGGGGGCAGGGGCGTGCGCATCGACCGTCTCGGGCGCATCTGGGGGATGTACACGCTCGCCTTCGCGGGCGTCGTCCTCCTCGTGTGGGCGCTGGAGTCCGCCGGCATCCTGGGCTCCAGGGGGATCGGTTACATCTTCATGGGGCTCACGATCGCGATCTACGCCCTGATCGGCATCGTCTCGCGGACCAACAAGCTCGACGAGTACTACGTGGCCGGCCGGCAGATCCCCGGCATCTTCAACGGGATGGCCACGGGTTCCGACTGGATGTCGGCCGCCTCGTTCATCTCCATGGCCGGGCTCGTCTATGCCCTGGGGTACGAAGGGCTCGGCTACATCATGGGGTGGACGGGCGGCTACGTCCTGCTGGCGGTGTTCCTGGCACCCTACATTCGCAAGTTCGGCCACTACACGATCCCGGACTTCGTGGCGGCCCGGTACGGTGACGGCTTCCCGCGGGTGGTGGCCGTGCTGGCGGCGATCCTCGTGAGCTCGACGTACCTCATCGCCCAGGTCACCGGCGTCGGCGTGGTCATGAGCCGCTTCCTCGGGATCCCGTACAACATCGGCGTCTTCGTCGGCCTGCTGGGCGTGCTGGTGTGCTCGTTCCTCGGCGGCATGCGGGCGGTCACGTGGACGCAGGTGGCCCAGTACATCATCCTCATCATCGCCTACCTGGTACCCGTGATCGCCATCTCCACCAAGTTCACCGGCGTGCCGATCCCGCAACTCATGTACGGGAAGGCGCTGACCGCCATCACCGAGCTGGAGGCCAAGTACGGGATCACGAAGGCGTACGTCCAGCCCTTCAACGACTGGAGCCCGGTCATGTTCCTGGCCTTTACCCTGAGCCTGATGGCCGGCACGGCGGGGCTGCCGCACATCCTCGTCCGCTTCTACACGGTACCCTCGGTCCGGGAATCCCGCTACAGCGTGGGTTGGGCCCTGTTCTTCATCTTCCTGCTGTACTTCACGGCCCCCGCCTACGCCGCCTTCGCCCGCTGGGAGATCCTCCAGAACATCGTGGGCCAGCCCATCGCCAGCCTGCCGGCGTGGGCCGCCGCCTGGACGAAGACGGGCCTCCTGACGATCAAGGACGCCAACGGGGACGGGATCCTGCAGTTCGCCGAGCTGGGCATCAACAACGACATCATCGTCCTGGCCACGCCGGAGATCGCCGGCCTGCCGTACGTCGTGGCGGGCCTGGTAGCGGCCGGCGGCCTGGCGGCGGCGCTCTCGACGGCGGACGGGCTGCTCATGGTCGTCGCGACCGCCATCTCCCATGACATCTATTACAAGCTCATCAACCCGAAGGCCAGCGACAAGGCCCGCCTCTTCCTGTCCAAGGTCCTCCTCATCGTCGTGGCGATCATCGCCGCGTGGATCGCGACCTTCCGCCTGCAGTTCATCGCCAACATCGTGGCCTGGGCCTTCTCGCTGGCGGCCGCGTCCTTCTTCCCGATCCTGGTGCTCGGGATCTGGTGGAAGCGGGCGAACCGGTACGGTGCCATCACCGGGATGATCGTGGGCCTGCTCATCACCTTCGCCTACATCATCCTGAACCGGCACCCGGCCGTGAAGCTGGAGCTGTTCGGGATCAAGGACACGGCGGCCGGGATCTTCGGCATGCCCATCAACTTCCTGATCACGTACGTCGTCTCGCTGCTCACGCCGGCCCCCGACCCGAAGGTCCAGGACCTGGTCACCGAGGTTCGCTACCCGAAGCGGCTCCTCCGGACGGTCGAGGGTCCGGCGGACTGAACGATCACGCCGGCCGGGCGCGGGGCGGTGCAGGCGGTCCCGACCTGCCTGCACCGGCCCGCCGCCCGTTCGGTGGCCCGGGAGGTGAAAGGGGTGGAGCCGCCGGCGCCGGACGTGTTGGACCCGCGACCCTTCCGCCGGCGCGTGCAGGACCTCATGTCCCGTCCCGTACGCTCGTGCGGTCCGGACATCCCCGTCGCCGAGGCGGCCCGGCAGATGGCCGCCCTCGGCATCTCCTCGATGGTGGTCGTCGGGCCCGACGGGCAGCCTGTCGGGATCGTCACGGAACGGGACCTGGTGGTGAAGGTGCTGGCGGTGGGCGGTTCGCCGGCGCAGCCCGTGAGCCGGGTGATGACCCGGCCGGTGATCACCTGCCGGACCACCGACTTTCACGCGACGGCGCTCCTCACCATGCTGCGCCACGGCGTCAAGCACCTGCCGGTTCTGGACGAGGCCGGCCGGCTGGTGGGGATGGTCACCCTGGGCGACCTCTCCCGCCAGCGCGACCTGGGGGCTGCCGCCCTGGCGGACGCCATCGAGCGGGCCCGGGACGTGCAGGCCCTGGTGCGGGCCCGGGAGCGGGCAGACGACATCCTCCGGACGCTGGTGCGCGACCGGGCGGCGCCTGACGAGGTCCTGGCCGTGGCCACCGAGTTCAACGATCGCCTCACCCGCCGGGTGGTCGCGCTGGCGGAGGGCGCGCTGGGGCCGCCACCGGCGGCCTACGCGTTCCTCGTGATGGGCAGCGCCGGGAGGGGCGAGCAATACGTCCGCAGCGACCAGGACAACGCCCTCGTCTGGGCCGACCCGCCGCCGGGGCGGGAGGAGGAGGCCGAGCGCTACTTCGCCCTGCTCGGGGAGCGCGCCGTCACGCTGCTGGAGAAGTGCGGCTTCGCCCCGTGCCCCGGCGGGGTGATGGCGAGCCGCCCGGACTGGCGGCGCCCCATGTCCGCCTGGCTGGAGGAGGTCGCCCGGTGGGCCACCGCCCCGACGGGCGAGCGGATCCGGGCCGCGACCATCTTCTTCGACTTCCGCGCCGTGGCCGGCGACCGGCGGCTGGGCCAGGAACTCCGCCGGCGGGCGGTGGCGCTCGCCCGGGCGAGCGGCCTGCTGCTGCACCATCTGGCGGCGGACGACCTCCAGCACCGGGTGCCGATCGGGCCCTTCGGGATCCTCCTGCTCCGCGGGCCCCGGCGCGGGCTGCTGGACCTCAAGACCGACGCCGGGGTCCACCTGGTCGACGGGCTCCGGGTGCTGGCGCTGCGCCGTGGCAGCCTGGCCACCGGGACCCTCCAGCGGCTGCGGGATCTCCTCGCAGAGCAGGAGATCGACCCCGTCCTTGGAGAATCGCTAGAATCAGCGTTTGAAACCCTCATGCGATTGCGGATCCGGCGGGCTCTTCTGCCGGAGACGTGTCCGTCCCCGCCTCCCCTCTCCGGACACACCCGCCTCAGGCCCGAAGAGCTCTCCCCGCGGGAGGCGCGGGAGCTCCGCGAGGCGCTTGCGGCCATATCGAAGCTTCAGGACCACCTCGGTCTGGTCTTTCACGCCGGTTAGGTCTGCCGCCCCCGGAGGGGGCCGGTGCCGGATTACACGAACTGGAGGGGAGCTCATGAGCAGCCAGGAGAAGATCGCAGCGCTTCTTCAGGAGAACCGGCTGTTCCCGCCGCCGCCCGACTTCGCCGAGCGTGCCCACGTGAAGGACATGAGCCTGCACGAGTGGGCCAGGAAGGACCGCCTGGGCTTCTGGGCGGCGATGGCGGAGCGACTCCACTGGTTCAAGAAGTGGGATACGGTCCTCGAGTGGGAGCCGCCGTTCTACAAGTGGTTCGTGGGCGGTAAGCTCAACGCCTCGTACAACTGCATCGACCGGCACCTCACTTCCTGGCGCCGGAACAAGGCGGCCATCATCTGGGAGGGCGAACCGGGCGACGAGCGGGTGCTCACCTACCAGGACCTCCACCGCGAGGTCTCCAAGGCCGCCAACATGCTGAAGTCCCTCGGCGTCAGGCGGGGCGACCGGGTCACCATCTACCTGCCCATGATCCCCGAGCTGCCGATCGCCATGCTCGCCTGCGCGCGCATCGGCGCCATCCACTCGGTGGTCTTCGGCGGGTTCAGCGCCGAGTCGCTGGCGGGCCGGATCAACGACGCCCAGGCGAAGATCGTCATCACGGCCGACGGCGGCTGGCGGCGGGGCAACGTGGTGCCGCTCAAGCAGAACACCGACGAGGCGCTCAAGAGCTGCCCGTCGGTCGAGAAGGTCATCGTGGTGAAGCGCATCGGCCACGAGTCCCTCGTGCACCACAACTGGGTCGAGGGCCGTGACCTGTGGTGGCACACCCTCATGCGGAACCAGCCCGACACCTGCCCGGTGGAGGAGATGGACGCGGAGGACCCGCTCTACATCCTCTACACCTCCGGGTCGACGGGCAAGCCCAAGGGCGTGCTGCACACCACCGGCGGCTACCTCACCGGCGTGGCGGCGACCACGCACTACGTCTTCGACCTCAAGGACGAGGACGTGTACTGGTGCACCGCGGACATCGGCTGGGTGACCGGCCACAGCTACATCGTGTACGGTCCCCTGGCCGAGGGCGCGACGACGGTGATGTACGAGGGCACCCCGGACTACCCGGACCGGGGCCGCTTCTGGGACATCGTGCAGAAGTACCGGGTGAACATCCTCTACACCGCGCCCACGGCGATCCGGTCCTTCATGAAGTGGGGCGAGGAGTGGCCGGCCCGGTACGACCTCTCCAGCCTGCGGCTGATCGGCACCGTGGGCGAGCCCATCAACCCCGAGGCGTGGATCTGGTATCACCAGCACATCGGCCGGGGCAAGTGCCCGATCGTCGACACCTGGTGGCAGACGGAGACCGGCATGATCATGATCACGCCGCTGCCCGGCGTGACCCACACGAAGCCCGGCTCGGCGACGATCCCGTTCCCGGGCGTCTCCGCCGAGGTCGTCGACGGCGCCGGCAACCCCG
Coding sequences:
- a CDS encoding DUF4212 domain-containing protein, with product MTDNERERLEAHFRENARTVFWILVVWALVSYGAAIIVKFLNQFKILTGFPLGYYMGSQGSLIVFVLLIFYYAWRMDQIDRKYGVEE
- the acs gene encoding acetate--CoA ligase, which produces MSSQEKIAALLQENRLFPPPPDFAERAHVKDMSLHEWARKDRLGFWAAMAERLHWFKKWDTVLEWEPPFYKWFVGGKLNASYNCIDRHLTSWRRNKAAIIWEGEPGDERVLTYQDLHREVSKAANMLKSLGVRRGDRVTIYLPMIPELPIAMLACARIGAIHSVVFGGFSAESLAGRINDAQAKIVITADGGWRRGNVVPLKQNTDEALKSCPSVEKVIVVKRIGHESLVHHNWVEGRDLWWHTLMRNQPDTCPVEEMDAEDPLYILYTSGSTGKPKGVLHTTGGYLTGVAATTHYVFDLKDEDVYWCTADIGWVTGHSYIVYGPLAEGATTVMYEGTPDYPDRGRFWDIVQKYRVNILYTAPTAIRSFMKWGEEWPARYDLSSLRLIGTVGEPINPEAWIWYHQHIGRGKCPIVDTWWQTETGMIMITPLPGVTHTKPGSATIPFPGVSAEVVDGAGNPVGPGEGGFLVLTEPAPAMLRTVWGDPDRYVAQYYSRFGKSVYFTGDGAKKDENGYFIIVGRVDDVINVSGHRIGTWEVESALVDHPAVAEAAVIGRNHDIKGQAISAFVILKEGHQPSEAMEKELKEHVVRKIGALARPEEILFTADLPKTRSGKIMRRLLRDIAEGRALGDTTTLADPAVVQQLKEKYEATEGGGV
- a CDS encoding sensor histidine kinase; translated protein: MLRIAGAAAALITLVEGVVLYPLVRIDPVQLGLTLGLFNLALAAVVGYFAVGGIAVGGAGQREGALRIVQDTLPFLRQGLNRETAAKTAEILAQLDSVHGVLVAGRQEVLAVSGRCLEDPDALERVRRAVARAQARGGTRLARLPAREGRPAATAVAVPLQCQREVVGALALVAESRPGVVADVSRSAEVFARLLSMQIELGQLDRQARLAAEAELSALRAQINPHFFFNTLNTIISYSRDDPEMARRLLLRLADLFRITMHLQGQIIPFAEEYQHVRDYLFIEQARFRDRLRVVYDIDPQVLKVGVPALSVQPLVENAVRHGIAPKGAPGTVEVRARLDFLLLRVQITVRDDGVGMPPERIPELLRPRPGTRPAGGDRNRPGRAAGGGVGLSNINERLRRLYGDAYSLEIESAPGRGTTVHLRVPMR
- a CDS encoding DUF294 nucleotidyltransferase-like domain-containing protein, yielding MEPPAPDVLDPRPFRRRVQDLMSRPVRSCGPDIPVAEAARQMAALGISSMVVVGPDGQPVGIVTERDLVVKVLAVGGSPAQPVSRVMTRPVITCRTTDFHATALLTMLRHGVKHLPVLDEAGRLVGMVTLGDLSRQRDLGAAALADAIERARDVQALVRARERADDILRTLVRDRAAPDEVLAVATEFNDRLTRRVVALAEGALGPPPAAYAFLVMGSAGRGEQYVRSDQDNALVWADPPPGREEEAERYFALLGERAVTLLEKCGFAPCPGGVMASRPDWRRPMSAWLEEVARWATAPTGERIRAATIFFDFRAVAGDRRLGQELRRRAVALARASGLLLHHLAADDLQHRVPIGPFGILLLRGPRRGLLDLKTDAGVHLVDGLRVLALRRGSLATGTLQRLRDLLAEQEIDPVLGESLESAFETLMRLRIRRALLPETCPSPPPLSGHTRLRPEELSPREARELREALAAISKLQDHLGLVFHAG
- a CDS encoding sodium:solute symporter family protein, which translates into the protein MRIDRLGRIWGMYTLAFAGVVLLVWALESAGILGSRGIGYIFMGLTIAIYALIGIVSRTNKLDEYYVAGRQIPGIFNGMATGSDWMSAASFISMAGLVYALGYEGLGYIMGWTGGYVLLAVFLAPYIRKFGHYTIPDFVAARYGDGFPRVVAVLAAILVSSTYLIAQVTGVGVVMSRFLGIPYNIGVFVGLLGVLVCSFLGGMRAVTWTQVAQYIILIIAYLVPVIAISTKFTGVPIPQLMYGKALTAITELEAKYGITKAYVQPFNDWSPVMFLAFTLSLMAGTAGLPHILVRFYTVPSVRESRYSVGWALFFIFLLYFTAPAYAAFARWEILQNIVGQPIASLPAWAAAWTKTGLLTIKDANGDGILQFAELGINNDIIVLATPEIAGLPYVVAGLVAAGGLAAALSTADGLLMVVATAISHDIYYKLINPKASDKARLFLSKVLLIVVAIIAAWIATFRLQFIANIVAWAFSLAAASFFPILVLGIWWKRANRYGAITGMIVGLLITFAYIILNRHPAVKLELFGIKDTAAGIFGMPINFLITYVVSLLTPAPDPKVQDLVTEVRYPKRLLRTVEGPAD